A part of Fundulus heteroclitus isolate FHET01 chromosome 23, MU-UCD_Fhet_4.1, whole genome shotgun sequence genomic DNA contains:
- the hs3st1 gene encoding heparan sulfate glucosamine 3-O-sulfotransferase 1, translating into MAALLLGLLLFAMQSPPLPSRPLAPGGSSLPGTASPPADNGTGGHPNGTLQQLPQIIIIGVRKGGTRALIEMLSLHSAVVAAQNEVHFFDWESHFQRGLSWYLSQMPYAFPDQLTVEKTPAYFTSPKVPKRIYQMNPNIKLLLILRDPTERVLSDYTQVFYNRLQKHKRYQPIESVLVKDGEINLGYKALNRSMYYVHMKNWLQYFPLGSIHVVDGDRLIKDPLPEMKKVERFLELEPQINASNFYFNKTKGFYCLRDHGRERCLHDSKGRAHPHVAPAILQKLYQFFHQPNKRFFELVGRTFNWN; encoded by the coding sequence ATGGCAGCCCTGCTCCTCGGGCTGCTGCTGTTCGCGATGCAGTCCCCTCCGCTCCCCTCCAGGCCCCTGGCGCCCGGGGGGTCCTCTTTGCCCGGCACCGCCTCGCCGCCCGCCGACAACGGCACCGGCGGCCACCCCAACGGCACCCTGCAGCAGCTTCCGCAGATCATAATCATCGGCGTGAGGAAGGGGGGCACGCGGGCGCTGATCGAGATGCTCAGCTTGCACAGCGCCGTGGTGGCAGCTCAGAACGAAGTCCACTTCTTTGACTGGGAGAGCCACTTTCAGAGAGGCTTGTCCTGGTACCTGAGCCAAATGCCTTACGCCTTCCCCGATCAGCTGACGGTGGAAAAGACGCCGGCCTACTTCACTTCTCCCAAGGTCCCCAAGCGCATCTATCAGATGAACCCCAACATCAAGCTGCTGCTCATCCTCAGAGACCCCACGGAGCGGGTGCTCTCGGACTACACGCAGGTCTTCTACAACCGCCTGCAGAAGCACAAGCGCTACCAGCCCATCGAGTCGGTGCTGGTGAAGGACGGCGAGATCAACCTGGGGTACAAGGCGCTGAATCGCAGCATGTACTACGTTCACATGAAGAACTGGCTGCAGTACTTCCCCCTGGGGAGCATCCACGTCGTGGACGGGGACCGGCTGATTAAGGACCCCTTGCCCGAGATGAAAAAAGTGGAGCGCTTCCTGGAGCTTGAGCCGCAGATAAACGCCTCGAATTTTTACTTCAACAAAACAAAGGGATTCTACTGTCTGAGGGATCACGGGCGGGAGCGGTGTTTGCACGACTCCAAGGGCAGAGCGCACCCCCACGTTGCTCCGGCCATCCTGCAGAAACTCTACCAGTTCTTCCACCAACCGAACAAGAGGTTCTTCGAGCTGGTGGGGAGAACGTTCAACTGGAACTGA